A genome region from Polypterus senegalus isolate Bchr_013 chromosome 7, ASM1683550v1, whole genome shotgun sequence includes the following:
- the LOC120532428 gene encoding proteinase-activated receptor 1-like: MRPSAMQWQPWLILCVVVISAVASEQLDGPRGFPSFYRDVTDEPIDYFDVLNNKDEGSGSGMGVPEVRVPRKQNHSKMFITQTTKEYLTGRWMTLFIPSVYTMVFVASLLLNGLAILMFIFKVKLTKPAVIYMLNLAFADLLFILLLPFKISYHFSGNNWTYGPVMCRIVTAAFYCNMYCSVLLVMCIAIDRFLAVVYPMQSLSWRSRENAIIVCLSMWFLAVGGVMPILLSEQTARIPDLSITTCHDVLDIKKFQGYYLYFFPIFCFVFFFIPMIVTSVCYIRIIQCLSSVNVASKCKKTRAIFMAVVVFTIFIVCFAPTNIILLTHYLRFANGYNENSYFAYLISMCLGSISCTLDPLIYYFGSSTCQRHLHNLLCCKGDAVEISYTKSDSQSSKMETFSNSLQSSQYKKLLA, from the coding sequence GTCCGAGAGGGTTCCCGTCTTTCTACAGAGATGTCACAGATGAGCCCATTGATTATTTTGATGTTCTCAACAACAAAGATGAAGGCAGTGGTTCTGGAATGGGAGTCCCAGAAGTTCGTGTCCCCCGAAAACAAAACCACTCCAAGATGTTCATAACACAGACCACTAAAGAGTACCTTACTGGTCGATGGATGACACTCTTTATCCCTTCGGTGTATACCATGGTGTTTGTTGCCAGCTTACTGCTGAATGGCCTCGCCATTCTTATGTTCATCTTCAAAGTGAAATTAACAAAACCAGCCGTTATATACATGCTGAACTTGGCCTTTGCTGACCTGCTTTTTATTCTTCTGCTGCCATTTAAAATATCGTACCACTTTTCTGGGAACAACTGGACCTACGGACCTGTGATGTGCAGGATTGTCACAGCTGCTTTTTACTGCAACATGTACTGCTCAGTCCTCCTTGTAATGTGCATAGCCATTGACCGTTTCCTTGCTGTGGTCTACCCCATGCAGTCTCTGTCCTGGCGAAGCCGGGAGAATGCCATcattgtgtgtttatctatgtggtTCTTAGCTGTTGGTGGTGTTATGCCTATTCTGTTGTCAGAACAGACAGCCAGAATCCCTGATCTCAGCATCACAACCTGCCATGATGTGCTGGACATCAAAAAATTTCAAGGCTACTATCTCTACTTCTTtcccattttctgttttgttttcttttttatccccATGATAGTCACGTCCGTTTGTTATATTCGTATCATTCAGTGCCTCAGTTCGGTAAATGTCGCCAGCAAGTGCAAGAAGACCCGTGCTATCTTCATGGCTGTTGTCGTCTTCACCATCTTCATTGTCTGCTTTGCCCCCACCAACATCATTTTACTCACCCACTATCTGCGTTTTGCTAACGGCTACAATGAGAATTCCTACTTTGCCTATCTCATCTCCATGTGTCTTGGCAGCATTAGCTGCACTCTTGACCCCCTGATTTATTACTTTGGATCTTCCACCTGCCAACGGCACCTCCACAATCTTCTCTGTTGCAAAGGAGATGCAGTTGAGATTAGCTACACCAAGTCGGATAGCCAGAGCAGCAAAATGGAAACCTTTTCAAACAGCCTTCAAAGCAGCCAGTATAAAAAGCTTTTGGCCTGA